In one window of Caballeronia sp. TF1N1 DNA:
- a CDS encoding MFS transporter has product MTAARLPRLPAPKLGAATLRDVMFPWAIALATGLDYFDNSIFSFFTSYIAGGINSSTDELVWASSAYAVASVLGILQQQWWIERLGNRRYIGGSLFLFAAGAIAATLCESSFELALARGFQGYFIGPMMSACRILIQMRFTPQQRPRATRAFLNMILLGSALAPLIGGYLVASFGWRALFTSTAIAGAACGLFVLLAVPSSGRVQPEARGEAHFWPYIMFAFAQGALQIVMQQVRFQLFSSSPLLIMLTAAGLFALGWFVWHQWHHPRPLIRLHALREKPFRVGIMLYIAFYYVNTTLSFLVSRFLEGGLHYPVENAGRLTGCTSLVALAAAYLYFRYSARVAHKKWLIGTGFLISAFVSVWMVNMPPDVSMPWLIAPLTLRGMVLLFIALPVANITFRIFAIEEFNHGYRFKNIVKQLTVSFSTATVIILEQHRAAVHQTRLVERVNPFDPVFQETYARLIGGFEALGRNAADAKGLALAEIGRAVTQQASFLSSLDGFWFVMGVALCGAALAFWQKQIN; this is encoded by the coding sequence CGGACTCGATTACTTCGACAACTCGATCTTCTCGTTCTTCACGAGCTATATCGCGGGCGGCATTAACTCATCGACCGACGAACTCGTGTGGGCGTCGAGTGCCTACGCGGTTGCGTCCGTGCTTGGCATCCTGCAACAGCAATGGTGGATCGAGCGGCTTGGCAACCGGCGGTATATCGGCGGAAGTCTCTTTCTGTTTGCCGCCGGCGCAATAGCCGCGACACTGTGCGAATCGTCGTTCGAACTGGCGCTCGCGCGCGGCTTTCAAGGCTACTTCATCGGCCCCATGATGAGCGCATGCCGCATCCTCATTCAGATGCGCTTCACGCCGCAGCAACGTCCGCGAGCGACGCGCGCGTTTCTCAACATGATCTTGCTCGGCAGCGCCCTTGCGCCGCTCATCGGCGGATATCTGGTCGCGTCGTTTGGCTGGCGTGCGCTATTCACGAGCACGGCGATAGCGGGAGCCGCGTGCGGCCTCTTTGTGCTGCTCGCCGTGCCGTCGAGCGGACGCGTGCAACCCGAAGCGCGCGGCGAGGCGCATTTCTGGCCGTACATCATGTTCGCGTTTGCGCAAGGCGCGTTGCAGATCGTCATGCAGCAAGTGCGCTTTCAACTCTTCAGCAGCTCGCCGCTGCTCATCATGCTCACGGCGGCGGGACTTTTTGCGCTCGGCTGGTTCGTGTGGCATCAGTGGCATCATCCGCGGCCGCTCATCCGCTTGCATGCGTTGCGCGAGAAGCCGTTTCGCGTGGGCATCATGTTGTATATCGCGTTCTATTACGTGAACACCACGCTCAGTTTTCTTGTCTCGCGTTTTCTCGAAGGCGGGCTGCACTATCCGGTGGAGAACGCCGGCAGGCTCACAGGCTGCACGTCGCTCGTCGCGCTTGCCGCGGCTTATTTGTACTTTCGCTACTCGGCGCGCGTCGCGCACAAGAAGTGGCTGATCGGCACGGGCTTTCTAATCTCCGCGTTCGTCAGCGTGTGGATGGTGAATATGCCGCCCGATGTCAGCATGCCATGGCTCATCGCGCCGCTCACGCTGCGCGGCATGGTGCTGCTGTTCATCGCGCTGCCGGTGGCGAATATCACGTTCCGCATCTTCGCGATCGAGGAATTCAACCATGGTTATCGCTTCAAGAACATCGTCAAGCAACTGACGGTGTCGTTCTCCACGGCGACGGTGATCATCCTCGAACAGCATCGCGCGGCCGTGCATCAGACGCGGCTCGTGGAGCGGGTCAACCCATTCGATCCGGTGTTTCAGGAGACGTATGCACGGCTGATAGGCGGCTTCGAGGCCCTGGGACGAAACGCCGCCGATGCAAAGGGACTTGCGCTCGCGGAAATAGGCCGCGCGGTGACGCAGCAAGCGAGCTTTCTGAGTTCGCTGGACGGCTTCTGGTTCGTGATGGGTGTGGCGCTTTGCGGCGCCGCGCTGGCGTTCTGGCAAAAGCAGATCAATTGA
- a CDS encoding catalase family protein — translation MDTHAYQPLPFDPSFEQIPDDEAETTQQLAEAMRSITEKTYADSGHAIRSVHAKSHGLLTGELQVVDGLAPELAQGIFAHGGTYPVVLRLSTNPGDILDDKVSTPRGLALKVIGVEGARLPGSEGDVTQDLVMINAPAFTAATPKAFLGNLKLLAKTTDKMPGTKQALSAVLRGTEAVIEKLGGESGTIKSLGGHPETHILGETFYTAVPHLYGQYFGKISVAPVSPELTALTDAPVDLDDKPNGLREAVSDFFAANSGEWEVRVQLATDIEKMPIEDASKRWPEDESPYVTVARIRVAPQTSWSDSRAAAIDDGMAFSPWHGVEAHRPLGGVMRSRKPAYEMSSRFRGERNGCPMHEPKGSVEA, via the coding sequence ATGGATACGCACGCCTATCAACCGTTGCCTTTCGATCCCTCGTTCGAACAAATCCCCGACGACGAAGCCGAGACCACGCAGCAACTCGCCGAAGCCATGCGTAGCATCACGGAGAAGACTTACGCCGATAGCGGTCACGCAATTCGCAGCGTGCACGCGAAGAGTCACGGGCTTCTAACCGGCGAGCTGCAAGTGGTCGATGGCTTGGCGCCTGAGCTCGCACAAGGCATCTTCGCGCACGGCGGCACGTATCCGGTGGTGCTGCGTTTATCGACGAATCCCGGCGATATTCTCGATGACAAAGTCTCGACACCGCGCGGCCTCGCGTTGAAGGTGATCGGCGTGGAAGGCGCGCGCTTGCCCGGGAGCGAAGGCGATGTCACGCAAGACTTGGTGATGATCAATGCACCCGCGTTCACGGCGGCGACGCCTAAAGCCTTCCTCGGCAACCTGAAGTTGCTCGCCAAGACCACCGACAAAATGCCCGGCACGAAGCAGGCGCTTTCGGCTGTGTTGCGCGGCACGGAAGCGGTGATCGAAAAACTCGGCGGCGAGAGCGGCACGATCAAGAGTCTTGGCGGACATCCCGAAACGCATATTCTTGGCGAGACTTTCTATACGGCCGTGCCGCACCTCTATGGCCAGTACTTCGGGAAGATCAGCGTGGCGCCGGTATCGCCGGAACTGACCGCCTTGACGGATGCGCCCGTCGATCTCGACGATAAACCCAACGGCCTGCGCGAAGCCGTCAGCGATTTCTTCGCGGCCAATAGCGGCGAATGGGAAGTGCGCGTACAGCTTGCAACGGATATCGAGAAGATGCCGATCGAAGATGCATCGAAGCGCTGGCCGGAAGATGAAAGTCCATACGTGACTGTGGCGCGGATTCGCGTGGCGCCGCAGACTTCGTGGAGCGATAGCCGCGCGGCCGCTATCGACGATGGCATGGCGTTCAGTCCTTGGCATGGGGTGGAGGCGCATCGACCGTTGGGCGGCGTGATGCGCTCGCGCAAGCCGGCTTACGAGATGTCGTCGCGCTTCCGTGGTGAGCGCAACGGCTGCCCGATGCATGAGCCGAAGGGATCGGTTGAAGCATGA
- a CDS encoding type II 3-dehydroquinate dehydratase: protein MKPLVYVLNGSNLNLLGKREPHLYGTTTLAQVQSRCEALADELGLQCDFRQTNHEGVMVDWLQEAFEKDASVVINPAGFSFSSIPVLDAVKLISKPLVEVHVTNIHRRDEQYRHSLISLAARGVICGLGVQGYVLAIRAVDEMLREG from the coding sequence ATGAAACCTCTCGTCTATGTTTTGAACGGCTCGAATCTGAACTTGCTTGGCAAGCGCGAGCCGCATTTGTATGGCACGACGACGCTCGCGCAAGTGCAATCGCGTTGCGAAGCGCTCGCCGACGAACTCGGTCTGCAATGCGATTTTCGTCAGACCAACCATGAAGGCGTGATGGTCGACTGGCTGCAGGAAGCGTTTGAAAAGGACGCATCGGTGGTCATCAACCCGGCCGGATTCTCATTCTCGTCGATACCCGTGCTCGACGCCGTGAAGCTCATCTCGAAGCCGCTCGTCGAGGTTCACGTGACGAATATTCATCGGCGTGACGAGCAGTATCGGCACTCGCTGATCTCGCTTGCGGCGCGTGGCGTGATCTGCGGTCTGGGCGTGCAAGGATACGTGCTGGCGATCCGCGCGGTGGACGAAATGCTGCGTGAGGGGTGA
- a CDS encoding MFS transporter yields the protein MQSHMEDTAHQSMRTRAVTAAAIGTALEWFDFTLYGALAATVLPKLFFPAMDSTSALLASLATFGVGLAARPLGAIICGHLGDKLGRRNLMLGTVTVMGLASMLMGFLPTYASIGVWAPTLLVILRILQGFALGGESTGAQLMAIEHASPNARGKYSGLLGLCSPLSQIMANGVLLTLSSTMSAESFDAYGWRIPFILSFVLVMVGVYIRLRVAETPAFVALSKTEVADVGSPLRDALRLHWRTVLRWMLFFCGPAAIFYLIVVFSLSYVTKTLGVPKQTGFLLLMGANVCAIVGALAGGMLSDRIGRRKALAIGSTATLLMLFVYFQILDTKSFLPMLLAMGFFLGFTQFQSGIQPVAFAEAFPTNVRYSGSALAYTGANLIAGGPMPVVAVWLFALCNGSPWGVVAVCVIFNVISLAMILTAPETLGIDLNRTDSTAEVIGATTQAPMQSNTH from the coding sequence ATGCAATCGCACATGGAAGACACCGCGCACCAGTCGATGCGCACCCGAGCCGTCACGGCCGCCGCCATCGGCACGGCGCTGGAATGGTTCGACTTCACCCTGTACGGCGCGCTTGCCGCGACCGTGCTGCCCAAGCTCTTTTTCCCCGCGATGGATTCGACCTCCGCGCTGCTCGCCTCGCTTGCCACCTTCGGCGTCGGGCTCGCGGCGCGGCCGCTCGGCGCGATCATCTGCGGGCATCTCGGCGACAAGCTCGGCCGCCGCAATCTCATGCTCGGCACCGTCACCGTGATGGGCCTCGCGTCCATGCTGATGGGCTTCTTGCCGACTTACGCGAGCATCGGCGTATGGGCGCCCACGCTGCTCGTGATCCTGCGTATCCTGCAAGGCTTTGCGCTCGGCGGCGAATCAACCGGCGCGCAATTGATGGCGATCGAGCACGCGAGCCCCAACGCGCGTGGCAAATATTCGGGCCTGCTCGGTCTGTGCTCGCCGCTCTCGCAGATCATGGCGAACGGGGTGCTGCTGACGCTTTCATCGACCATGTCGGCCGAATCCTTCGATGCCTACGGCTGGCGCATTCCCTTCATCCTGAGCTTCGTGCTCGTGATGGTCGGCGTGTATATCCGCTTGCGCGTGGCGGAGACGCCCGCGTTCGTCGCCTTGTCGAAAACCGAAGTCGCGGATGTCGGCAGTCCCTTGCGCGACGCCCTGCGTCTTCACTGGCGCACCGTGCTGCGCTGGATGCTCTTCTTCTGCGGACCGGCGGCGATTTTCTATCTGATCGTCGTGTTCTCGCTGAGCTATGTGACGAAGACGCTCGGCGTGCCGAAGCAAACCGGCTTTTTGCTGCTGATGGGCGCGAATGTCTGCGCCATCGTGGGCGCGCTGGCGGGCGGCATGCTGAGTGACCGCATCGGAAGAAGGAAGGCGCTGGCAATCGGTTCGACGGCGACCTTGCTGATGCTTTTCGTCTACTTCCAGATTCTCGACACGAAAAGCTTCCTGCCGATGCTCCTCGCGATGGGCTTCTTCCTCGGCTTCACGCAGTTCCAGAGCGGCATACAACCGGTCGCGTTCGCCGAAGCGTTTCCGACCAACGTGCGCTACTCTGGCTCGGCGCTCGCCTATACCGGCGCGAACCTGATCGCGGGCGGCCCGATGCCGGTCGTCGCGGTCTGGCTCTTCGCGCTGTGCAACGGTTCGCCGTGGGGCGTCGTGGCGGTGTGCGTGATCTTCAACGTCATCTCGCTCGCGATGATCCTCACCGCGCCCGAAACGCTCGGCATCGACCTGAACCGTACCGATTCCACCGCTGAAGTGATCGGCGCGACGACGCAGGCGCCGATGCAATCGAACACTCATTGA
- a CDS encoding IclR family transcriptional regulator has product MPGVTERTLAVLEFLATQMEGTPLAMISDQLEIPRSACHRLLVDLKQCGYVRQLREHGDYVLTTKLVGLGLSYLATSGIVDIAQSMLDRLAESSGELVRLAIVDGDRLTWVAKSQGALKGLRYDPDMGMDTVLSCSATGHAWMMTMSDERALELVTRQGFGTPKQYGPRAPTTVTGLLEFVHAARMRGYATIYEVFAPGMTAMAAPVQRRGYPAIGVISIAGPAVRLTEKRMAALGSTLLAAAGELAAASLASPLFGRVR; this is encoded by the coding sequence ATGCCCGGCGTCACCGAACGAACGCTTGCCGTCCTCGAATTCCTCGCGACGCAAATGGAAGGCACGCCGCTCGCGATGATCTCCGATCAACTCGAAATTCCACGTAGCGCGTGCCATCGGCTGCTGGTCGATCTCAAGCAGTGCGGCTACGTGCGGCAATTGCGCGAACACGGCGACTACGTGCTTACGACCAAGCTCGTCGGGCTCGGCCTCAGCTATCTGGCAACGTCGGGCATCGTCGATATCGCGCAGAGCATGCTCGACCGGCTCGCGGAAAGCTCGGGCGAACTGGTGCGGCTCGCAATCGTCGATGGCGACCGGCTGACGTGGGTCGCGAAGTCACAAGGCGCGCTCAAGGGCCTGCGCTACGACCCGGACATGGGCATGGACACGGTCTTGTCTTGCAGCGCCACCGGCCACGCCTGGATGATGACCATGAGCGACGAACGCGCGCTCGAACTCGTGACGCGGCAAGGCTTCGGCACGCCGAAGCAATACGGCCCGCGCGCGCCGACCACGGTGACGGGTTTGCTCGAATTCGTGCACGCCGCCCGCATGCGCGGCTACGCGACCATCTACGAAGTCTTCGCGCCCGGCATGACGGCCATGGCGGCGCCCGTGCAGCGGCGTGGTTATCCGGCTATCGGCGTCATCAGCATCGCCGGGCCGGCCGTGCGGCTCACCGAGAAGCGCATGGCCGCGCTCGGCTCGACGCTGCTTGCTGCCGCCGGCGAACTGGCGGCTGCGAGTCTCGCGTCACCGCTTTTCGGGCGCGTTCGGTAA
- a CDS encoding GntR family transcriptional regulator: MAVISAALHTITPEMSRPGDDVYLAIKRALAGNEYGAGQYLREEQLAKSLGVSRTPVREALRRLDAEGWVETRPNYGVRVKAWTLQDAREIFESRLLIEPYLAGRAALKIEPADIERLRTLADAMLAITHRPSTAESCEAWFTANGEFHAIVTAAANNARLDRSLKSMKETPLIKWTFDAYSDEDRERSARQHFEIVLALEQRNAAWAEAITRCHIMAAEKAVLDRHEREHLSL, translated from the coding sequence ATGGCTGTTATAAGCGCCGCTTTGCATACAATCACGCCCGAAATGTCTCGTCCTGGCGATGACGTCTACCTCGCCATCAAGCGCGCGCTTGCCGGCAACGAGTATGGCGCGGGCCAATATCTGCGCGAGGAACAACTCGCCAAGAGTTTGGGCGTGAGCCGCACGCCGGTGCGCGAAGCGTTGCGAAGACTCGACGCCGAAGGCTGGGTCGAAACGCGCCCGAACTACGGTGTGCGCGTCAAGGCGTGGACCCTGCAGGACGCGCGCGAAATTTTCGAGTCGCGTCTCTTGATTGAACCGTATCTCGCGGGGCGCGCCGCGCTCAAGATCGAGCCTGCCGATATCGAGCGCCTTCGCACGCTGGCGGACGCCATGCTCGCCATTACGCATCGTCCGTCCACGGCCGAATCGTGCGAGGCATGGTTCACCGCGAACGGCGAATTCCACGCCATCGTCACCGCCGCCGCGAACAACGCGCGGCTCGACCGGTCGCTCAAGTCGATGAAGGAAACGCCGCTCATTAAATGGACCTTCGACGCCTACAGCGACGAAGACCGCGAACGCAGCGCGCGTCAGCACTTCGAGATCGTGCTCGCGCTCGAACAGCGCAATGCGGCGTGGGCGGAAGCCATCACGCGCTGTCACATCATGGCCGCCGAAAAAGCCGTGCTGGACCGCCACGAGCGGGAGCATCTCAGTCTGTAG
- a CDS encoding MFS transporter translates to MQPSTVNAGPRLDRLPISGFHKRVLWLIGAGMFLDSFDIYLAGGVLGALSKTGWSSMHLNAAFLSSTFIGMLLGAFTAGVLGDAKGRKFTYQFNLAVFGLASIAGAFAPNMTWLIVCRFFMGLGLGAEIVVGYGSVGEFMPPAVRGKWSAYLSLITNSALFFSTFLGYLIIPTVGWRAMFAIVGVGAMIVWVIRKKMPESPRWLESKGRYDEAEAILRAAEEESARVRPLPPIADLPRAITKKTTLIELFSGALIRRTFVSIVVQVAVNMVIYGFIVWVPTFLMKQGIGMASSLGYTTLMSLGGPAGALVGVLIADRIGRKNGLIAVAALAAVIGWLYSHSTSVEMATLLGFILFTLTYLMVALGIATYIPELFATENRMRANGIAGCAGRITGIFAPQLVVVMYATGGIKDVLSMIIGACVVMAVVLAVFGIETNKRSLEEIAPTLDTDADAALALSRESHH, encoded by the coding sequence ATGCAGCCAAGTACGGTGAACGCCGGTCCGCGTCTGGACCGCCTGCCCATTTCCGGGTTCCACAAGCGCGTGCTCTGGCTGATCGGCGCGGGCATGTTCCTCGATTCCTTCGATATCTATCTCGCGGGCGGCGTACTCGGCGCGCTCTCGAAGACCGGCTGGTCGTCCATGCATCTGAACGCGGCGTTTTTATCGTCGACGTTCATCGGCATGTTGCTCGGCGCGTTCACCGCGGGCGTGCTCGGCGACGCCAAGGGCCGCAAGTTCACGTATCAGTTCAATCTCGCGGTCTTCGGGCTCGCGTCGATTGCGGGCGCGTTTGCCCCGAACATGACCTGGCTCATCGTCTGCCGGTTCTTCATGGGCCTGGGACTTGGCGCGGAGATCGTCGTCGGTTATGGATCGGTCGGCGAATTCATGCCGCCCGCCGTGCGCGGCAAATGGTCGGCGTATCTGTCGCTCATCACCAATTCGGCGCTGTTCTTTTCGACCTTCCTCGGCTATTTGATCATTCCGACCGTCGGCTGGCGCGCCATGTTCGCTATCGTCGGCGTGGGCGCGATGATCGTCTGGGTCATCCGCAAGAAGATGCCCGAGTCGCCGCGCTGGCTCGAATCGAAAGGCCGTTACGACGAAGCCGAAGCGATCCTGCGCGCCGCCGAGGAAGAGTCGGCGCGCGTGCGTCCCTTGCCGCCGATTGCCGACCTACCGCGCGCCATCACCAAGAAAACCACGCTCATCGAGCTGTTTTCGGGCGCACTGATTCGCCGCACGTTCGTTTCGATTGTCGTGCAGGTCGCGGTGAACATGGTGATCTACGGCTTCATCGTGTGGGTGCCCACGTTCCTGATGAAGCAAGGCATCGGCATGGCTTCGTCGCTCGGATACACCACGCTGATGTCGCTCGGCGGCCCGGCGGGCGCGCTCGTCGGCGTGCTGATCGCGGACAGGATCGGCCGCAAGAACGGTTTGATCGCGGTGGCCGCGCTCGCCGCGGTCATCGGCTGGTTGTACAGCCATTCGACCAGTGTCGAGATGGCGACGCTTCTCGGCTTTATCCTCTTCACGCTGACGTATCTCATGGTCGCGCTCGGCATTGCCACGTATATCCCCGAACTCTTCGCGACCGAAAACCGCATGCGCGCAAATGGCATAGCCGGATGCGCGGGCCGCATCACCGGCATTTTCGCGCCGCAGCTCGTCGTCGTGATGTACGCGACGGGCGGCATCAAGGACGTGTTGTCGATGATCATCGGCGCGTGCGTGGTGATGGCCGTCGTGCTCGCGGTATTCGGCATCGAAACGAACAAGCGCTCGCTCGAAGAGATCGCGCCGACGCTCGATACGGACGCCGACGCCGCGCTGGCGTTATCGCGCGAATCGCATCATTGA
- a CDS encoding oxaloacetate decarboxylase yields the protein MNTTSQAKRQALKARFAQKEIVTAPGIFDMISAKMADSMGFDCLYMTGFGTVASYLGLPDAGLATYTDMVNRVAAFCGGTNTPMICDGDTGYGGLLNVAHTVRGYEQAGAAGIQLEDQEFPKKCGHTPGRRVIPLEDMVRKIKVAVESRTDDGFQIIARTDARTSLGLDEALRRGEAYAKAGADVLFIESPESVEELEKIGRAFDMPLLVNVVEGGRTPQLAPDELQKLGFSLAIYPASGFLTVAKALKDVYGQILAKKSTEGAKDAMYPFSDMCELMGFAQVWAFDREHAD from the coding sequence ATGAACACCACCAGTCAGGCCAAACGGCAGGCATTGAAGGCACGTTTCGCGCAGAAGGAAATCGTGACGGCGCCCGGCATCTTCGACATGATCTCCGCGAAGATGGCCGATTCAATGGGCTTCGATTGTCTCTACATGACGGGCTTCGGCACGGTCGCGTCCTATCTGGGCTTGCCCGATGCGGGACTCGCGACCTATACGGACATGGTGAATCGCGTCGCGGCGTTTTGCGGCGGCACGAACACGCCGATGATCTGCGATGGCGACACCGGCTACGGCGGCTTGCTGAACGTCGCGCATACGGTGCGCGGTTACGAGCAGGCGGGCGCGGCGGGCATTCAGCTCGAGGATCAGGAATTCCCGAAAAAATGCGGCCACACGCCGGGGCGCCGCGTGATTCCGCTCGAAGACATGGTGCGCAAGATCAAGGTGGCCGTCGAGAGCCGTACCGATGACGGGTTTCAGATCATCGCGCGCACGGATGCGCGTACGTCGCTCGGACTCGACGAAGCATTGCGCCGTGGCGAAGCCTATGCGAAGGCAGGCGCCGATGTATTGTTCATCGAGTCGCCGGAAAGCGTGGAGGAGCTGGAAAAGATCGGCCGCGCCTTCGATATGCCCTTGCTCGTGAACGTAGTCGAAGGCGGACGCACGCCGCAACTCGCGCCCGATGAATTGCAGAAGCTCGGCTTCTCGCTGGCGATTTATCCGGCGTCCGGCTTCCTCACGGTCGCGAAGGCTCTCAAGGATGTGTACGGCCAGATCCTCGCGAAGAAGAGCACCGAAGGCGCGAAGGACGCGATGTATCCGTTCTCGGACATGTGCGAGTTGATGGGCTTCGCGCAAGTGTGGGCGTTCGATCGCGA